A window of Stenotrophomonas indicatrix genomic DNA:
CAAGGCAGCGACGACTGCCCGGCGACCAGGGTTGGGGGTTGGAATCGTCATGGCGCCAATCTACGCCCCCAAAACACATTCTTGCAGAGGCATAATCGGATATCGCTTATATCCGGTGCGCATCAATGAGCGTCGAGAATTACGATCAGCTGGCCATGTTCGCGCTGGTGGCGCGGGAACGCAGTTTTACCCGGGCTGCTGCCCAGCTGGGTATGTCCCAACCCGCCCTCAGCCGATCGATGCGCCAGCTGGAAGAACGCCTGGGCGTACGCCTGCTTGCGCGGACCACCCGCAGCGTTTCGCCGACCGAGGCCGGAGAGCAGTTGCTGCGGGTGATTGCACCGCGCTTCGAGGAGATCGATAGCGAGCTTGCCCAGCTCAACGCGTACCGCGACAAACCCGCCGGTCGCCTCCGCATCACTGCAGGTGAGCACGCTGCGCTCACCGTGATGCAGCCGGTACTGGGCAAGCTGCTGCCGGCCAATCCCGACCTGAACATCGAGGTGATTGTCGACTACGGGCTGACCGACATCGTGGCCGAGGGCTTCGACGCCGGTATCCGCATGGGTGAGCAGGTGGCCAAGGACATGATTGCCGTGCGTGTTGGGCCCGACCTGCGCATGGCCGTGGTCGGATCGCCCGTCTATTTCCAGCGCCATCCGAAGCCGAAATCACCGCACGACCTGACCCGGCACAACTGCATCACCATCCGCCTGCCGACCCACGGTGGCATTTTCGCGTGGGAGTTCGAGAAGAAAGGCCAGGAGCTGAAAGTACGCGTGGAAGGCCAGTTGGTGTTCAACAACATCGCCCTGCGGCTGGGAGCTGCGCTGGAAGGCCTGGGGCTGGCGTACATGCCCGAGGATCTGGTGCGCCCCCATGTGCAGGCAGGCACCCTGGTCCACGTGCTGCAGGACTGGTGCCCCTCCTTCCCCGGCTACCACCTGTATTACCCCAGCCGCAGGCAGTCATCGCCTGCGTTCACCGTGCTGCGTGATGCGTTGCGCTATCGGGATTGAACGGCGGCACGGTCATGGCGAAGGTGCCGGGGTCTGTTCCAGTGCCTGCACTGCGCGGTCAGATGCGGCCGCATATCCGCTATGTGCGAGCAACTGGGCCAGGTGCTGCAACTGTGCGCGGCTGAGGCCCACGCGCTGGCTGGCCGCCATGTGCGAGCGCAACTGCGCCTCCACGCCAGGCATGGCCGCCAGCGCGCCAACCGTCGCAAGTTCACGGCTCTGCCAGTCCAGGTTGTCGCGCTCGAAGATGTCGCCGAACAGATGTGTCTGCAGGAACTGGTTGATGATGGGCGCGAAGTCCATGACCGGGCCAGCCACCGGGGCACCGGAGATCCGCGTCTGGTTTGCGGTACCCACGGCGCGCAGTGCATCGCCTACCGGGGCCTTCCCGGCGGGCGGCTTCCCGGGTGCGGTGGCGATACCCTGCTCCTCGCGTTTGCGCACCACGTTCATCAGTTCGCCCAAGGCGTTGAGGCTCTTTGGGAACCCCGCATAGGCATACAGCTGCACGAGCACTTCCTTTGCCTCGCTCACGGTCAGGCCGGCATCCAGCCCCCGGACCAACGCGGCGTTGAGCTGGGGCATGTCACTGCTGGCCGCAGCGGCCGCAATCAGCGGGATCGCCTGCTGCCTGGGCGAAAGCGGCCCGGCAACGGGCGCCTCGATGCCTGCTGACGCTTGGCGGTACTGGTCATCACTCACCTGCTCCAGCCAGGCCACCGATTTTCCATCGGTCACACCGGTTACCGCGAGATGGGTCATCGCGCTGTGCGGCGCGGCGCCGTGCCAATGCTTGACCCCGGCCGGACACACCACCACATCCCCGGCGTGTATCTGCTGCACCGGCTTGCCCCATTCCTGGGTCAGCCCAACGCCGGAGGTAACCACCAATCGCTGCCCGGCGGGATGGGTGTGCCAGGCCGAACGCGCGCCCGGCTCGAAGCTGACGTATGCGGATGAGACCTGCACGTCCTTGTCCGCTGGGAACAGCGGATCCACGCGTACTTTGCCAACGAAGGTCTCTGCTGGACCGGCAACGGACGATTGTGTTCCCGACCGGGTGATCTGCTGCATGGGCATTTCGCCGGCGCCGGCGAACGGTGCCGCCACGCTCAATGCAGCGCCCAGCAGCGCCGTCTGCGCGGGTGATTTACGAGGCGTGGTCATGGTGCAAGCGTCCGGGTGTAGAACGTGGTGAGCGAGGCGACGGCAGCATCCACGTACTTCGGCACCCAGTAGGTCTCGATGTGCGTGGCCCCCTCCAGCAGCACCAGCTGCTTGTCGATGGTACCGGTTGCTTTGGCGAAGGCATCCTGGGTCATGTAAAGGCTGTCCGCCTTGCTGCCGGCAATCATCAGCAGCGGTTGGTTGATCAGCTCGATCTGGTTGGTGGCGTCCCAGCGCATCAGGTCCAGCAGGCTGCTGGTCGTGTACCGGAAGGTGGAATTGGGATGGGCATGCGTCTTCCAGTAGTACTCATAGCCCTGCCGATACAGATCGAAGGGGAGCTTGGCGATCTGCTCGTCGCTGAGGTTGGCATCGCCGGAGTACAGCACTTCGCCGCCGGCGGCCTGCTGTGCGCGCGCCTGCGAAGCCTGCTGCAGGCGCTGCTGGACGGTGTCCAGCTGCGAGTCGGCATAACCGTTGCGGCGAACTCGGCCAGAGTTGAACATGCTGATCGTGGCGACGGCCTTGAAGCGCTTGTCGGTCTGCGCGGCCGCCAGCGAGTAGCCGCCGCCACCACAGATGCCGAGCAAGCCCAGGCGCGAGGTGTCCACCCAGGGGAATCGACTGATGAAGTCCGCCATGCCGTGGATGTCCTCGATGCGGTGGGAAGGCATGTCCACGCTGCGCGGCTGGCCACCGCTTGCCCCCTGATAGGCCGCATCGGCGGTAATGGCGATGTAGCCCTGCTGGGCCAGGCGTTGCGCGTACAGGCCGGCCACCTGCTCTTTGACCCCGCCATTGGGGTGGGCAACCACGATGGTCGGGTACTTCCGCGAGGCATCAAAATTGGCGGGCGTGTAGAAGTTTGCCGCGATCTCGATTCCATTCAGCGGATAGGACACCGAGTGAATGTTGACCTCACTGGGCACATTGCGCGTGATCGCACCTTCGTAGGCCAGTTGGAAGGGGTTGAGCGTGTAGTCGGCAGCGGAGGCGTTGCCTGCTGCCAAGCCGAGAGACATCGCCAACAGCGTGGCGTGCACGATGTGCTTCATTCAAGTGCTCCGGGTTTGTACGTTACCCCTGACGGCGCGTGTTGCGGGCCGACGTTGGCGGGGTTCAGGAGTAAACCTAACGTCCGTGCACTCATGGAAACAGAGCATCAGCCGGATATCACTCATGCATGCATGATATGAATGACGAATTGGCGAGCGGCGCAGCATCCAGGACGCCACACTCCATGGCGCGATCCATGCACGGGCGCGGTCCGGCTCAACGATCCAGATGCTTCTTCTGCAGGAACTCACTCACAAGATCGGCGATCTGGACGTTGTTGAGGTCTGAGAACAGGAAGTGGCTGTTGCCACGGATTCCCATCTCCGGCAGATGGATCAGGGTGACATCACCGCCCTGCCGATTGACGGCATCACGCCAGGCGCGGGCCATTTCCAACCGGGCCCGCCAACTGTCCTGCGCCGGCAGGTCAACGGGCTTGTCAGGGATGTTGTCGCCATACAGCACCAGAATCGGGATCCGGGTCAGCGCCTTGAATTCCGCGGGCGAAACCAGCGCGGGAGCGACGGTATCGAACGCGCTGGGAATCGGTGCCGGCGCATCGTCCTTTGCGAACACGAAGCTGCTGCCAGGCTCGAACGCGACGATCGCGCGGACGTTGGGGCTTTTTATGGCCGTCATCCAGCCAGGACCACCCGCCTGCGAATGGGTAAACAGGATCGCAGGCCCTGTCTTCTGCAGCACGGCGGCTACCCCGTCCGACACTACGCCGAGGTCGAAGGGGCCGGTGTTGGGCGTGACCGAACGGAAGAACTGGTCAAGCGCGGCCTCCCCTTTCGGGAACTGGCTGCCAGCGAAGTAGTTTGGCCAGAGGCCGATTCGAAACTGGTTGAACCACATCTGATCGTCTGCCACGGGCTTCAGCGTCGCCTCGACCATGCTTCGGCCGGCCTTGCCGCGCCGTGGTTGATCGATCAGGTAGGTAGCGAAACGACGACGCAGGAACAGGTTCTGGAAGCCCTCACGCCCATCGGCCGTCGTCTCCCAGCTCTTGGAAGACTGGCCCGCACCGTGCCACATCACGATGGGCAACGTGCGCGCGTTCACCGGCTTCTGGTAGAAGGCATAGACGTGATCGCCGTGATAGCTCTGGCCATCCGGATTGGAGGGCTTCAACGGATCGAACGTGCCAGACTCCTTCTTGGTCGTGCCCCCAGCGAGGAAGCTGCCTTGCGAATCGATCTGCAGTGGCTCGTTGGCCATGGCGGTCGTGGCGCAGAGGGAGACCGCTATCCAGAGCAGTGTGGAGGGGAAGCTGGGCACCAGAGTGCGAAGGCGCGTGCGAGTCTGCATGGGTCACTCCGTGACAGATTGTCAGGGGAATCTACCCTCCGGGCCATCCTGGAAGAAGCGCGGGAGTGCATATGACCAATGCATGCAGGATATATATGCACGTCCATCGTGTTGCAGTGAGTGTGAGTGAT
This region includes:
- a CDS encoding LysR family transcriptional regulator, translated to MSVENYDQLAMFALVARERSFTRAAAQLGMSQPALSRSMRQLEERLGVRLLARTTRSVSPTEAGEQLLRVIAPRFEEIDSELAQLNAYRDKPAGRLRITAGEHAALTVMQPVLGKLLPANPDLNIEVIVDYGLTDIVAEGFDAGIRMGEQVAKDMIAVRVGPDLRMAVVGSPVYFQRHPKPKSPHDLTRHNCITIRLPTHGGIFAWEFEKKGQELKVRVEGQLVFNNIALRLGAALEGLGLAYMPEDLVRPHVQAGTLVHVLQDWCPSFPGYHLYYPSRRQSSPAFTVLRDALRYRD
- a CDS encoding (R)-mandelonitrile lyase, translating into MTTPRKSPAQTALLGAALSVAAPFAGAGEMPMQQITRSGTQSSVAGPAETFVGKVRVDPLFPADKDVQVSSAYVSFEPGARSAWHTHPAGQRLVVTSGVGLTQEWGKPVQQIHAGDVVVCPAGVKHWHGAAPHSAMTHLAVTGVTDGKSVAWLEQVSDDQYRQASAGIEAPVAGPLSPRQQAIPLIAAAAASSDMPQLNAALVRGLDAGLTVSEAKEVLVQLYAYAGFPKSLNALGELMNVVRKREEQGIATAPGKPPAGKAPVGDALRAVGTANQTRISGAPVAGPVMDFAPIINQFLQTHLFGDIFERDNLDWQSRELATVGALAAMPGVEAQLRSHMAASQRVGLSRAQLQHLAQLLAHSGYAAASDRAVQALEQTPAPSP
- a CDS encoding alpha/beta hydrolase, which gives rise to MKHIVHATLLAMSLGLAAGNASAADYTLNPFQLAYEGAITRNVPSEVNIHSVSYPLNGIEIAANFYTPANFDASRKYPTIVVAHPNGGVKEQVAGLYAQRLAQQGYIAITADAAYQGASGGQPRSVDMPSHRIEDIHGMADFISRFPWVDTSRLGLLGICGGGGYSLAAAQTDKRFKAVATISMFNSGRVRRNGYADSQLDTVQQRLQQASQARAQQAAGGEVLYSGDANLSDEQIAKLPFDLYRQGYEYYWKTHAHPNSTFRYTTSSLLDLMRWDATNQIELINQPLLMIAGSKADSLYMTQDAFAKATGTIDKQLVLLEGATHIETYWVPKYVDAAVASLTTFYTRTLAP
- a CDS encoding alpha/beta hydrolase gives rise to the protein MQTRTRLRTLVPSFPSTLLWIAVSLCATTAMANEPLQIDSQGSFLAGGTTKKESGTFDPLKPSNPDGQSYHGDHVYAFYQKPVNARTLPIVMWHGAGQSSKSWETTADGREGFQNLFLRRRFATYLIDQPRRGKAGRSMVEATLKPVADDQMWFNQFRIGLWPNYFAGSQFPKGEAALDQFFRSVTPNTGPFDLGVVSDGVAAVLQKTGPAILFTHSQAGGPGWMTAIKSPNVRAIVAFEPGSSFVFAKDDAPAPIPSAFDTVAPALVSPAEFKALTRIPILVLYGDNIPDKPVDLPAQDSWRARLEMARAWRDAVNRQGGDVTLIHLPEMGIRGNSHFLFSDLNNVQIADLVSEFLQKKHLDR